tgtgtcaaaaactgtgtcaaagccaattttgtcaaatcttgctccaaatggttaaaaatttgtcagagggctcttatttatcatttttaatcattttataactcaaaactgccaaaaaattgaaactgaaaaaaattttttcctttgacatagttttgttttgaaaactaaatcaagagcaaaaaaaactgtgtcaaaaactgtgtcaaagccaattttgtcaaatcttgctccaaatggataaaaatttgtcagagggctctaatttatcatttttaatcattttctaactcaaaactgccaaaaaattgaaactgaaaaaatttttttcctttgacatagttttgttttgaaaattaaatcaagagcaaaaaaactgtgtcaaaaactgtgtcaaagccaattttgtcaaatcttgctccaaatggttaaaaaattgtcaaagggctctaatttatcatttttaatcattttctaactcaaaactgcaaaaaaattgaaactgaaaaaaattttttcctttgacatagttttgttttgaaaactaaatcaagagcaaaaaaaactgtgtcaaaaactgtgtcaaagccaattttgtcaaatcttgctccaaatggttaaaaaattgtcaaagggctctaatttatcatttttaatcattttataactcaaaactgcaaaaaaattaaaactgaaaaattttttttcctttgacatagttttgttttgaaaactaaatcaagaataaTGCTtaccttgaaaaataaataaataaataaaaaagcaaacaaattaatcaaaacCCAAATCTGtacgtaaattaatttttaacatcaattttattgatcaatttttatttttattacatttttaaaatagaaacgagtattctttaatattttttttatatttattactatAACATATGtgtagtaaaaataataacgaatCCTTTTATATCGCGCGCATCTACATTctacatttaaatatatatcatGTATTGTATATTAGctggaaacaaaaataaataaatatatgcaagtttttttttgtttgtgaattTTCTTTCTGCCGCCCTACGAATTTTTTGCTctacaattatttaaatattggattaaaatttcgattaagTGCGTACAGACGAAAAACAATTTGTTgtagttttaataaatatgtatgACGATGATAAATGTAAAAGAGTGAaatgtctgtgtgtgtgttgtacaaaaaaaaatgaatgaatgagatAAATGGGATTGTTGGACACAaagtttaaatgaataaatttaatgaataatttaagtaTTTCACATCTGGCTGTTGTTACTTGTGTTTGGATTATGGTTCATGGAGTCATCTGTAGTTGCTGGGTGATTATTTATGCCAGGTGACGATGGATCCCATAATCCAGATTCAGaatcctgcaaaaaaaaaatttgtaaataattttttaaaaattaataaaattcacttaCTTCAATTATTTCCGAATTAGGCTCCTCGATGCCGCCGCCAAAGGAATGAATAGCTGCTCCTGCATTATTTCCGCCGCCCGTCGCTCCCATCTCGTCAATCGCATGTCGCACATTCCCTATTTCGATTTCCATGTTTTCATCGTTGCTGCATACCTGATCGGCTTCGGCGAGATCTCCGTCAACGAAAATCGCAAAACCGCTGTATCCGGCGCCGTTCGTGGCATTATTCGACGGGCTTGTGTCACTCATGTTGTTCGTTAAATCCATTTCCAGCGTCGAATTGAAGGTAGATTGATTTGTTGTGCTGCCCGTAATATTTCCCGCTGCCACATTCGAACATTCGACGAGAATATTGTTCAAATAATTCTCCAAATTTGTGATGAACTCGTCTTTGTCGGTGCGATTCCAGTGATTTAGTTGCCGTACAAAGTCGTCGTTGTTGATTATGAGACGCGATACCTGCGCCGTGTTGTCCGACACGTGATTAAAAACGATATTTGTGACTTTTTGCAAGATGGAGTCGTTTATGTAGTCAACGGCATGCACCGCACTAATTATTTCGTTCATGATGGAGTTAATAAATCCCGCATCGGGTGAAGCGCTGGCTCCTTGATGCTCCTCAATTTGTGCTGAAGACCCCGGGGGAGGAATTACTTGTTGGCGTGACGTCCCTGACTGCGGAGTACTTTGCGACATGGGTTGCAGTTCATAGGAATTTGCGTTATTTTGCATGGCAACACGCGTTGCTTCCGGATTTGGACTGTTAATTGGCTTAATTCGGACTACTTGAGGGGTGCCGTACTGCGCATTGAAGTCAAATTCGGAATTTCGACGCGGAGAAACGCCTCGTTGCTGTTGCTGAAGCTGCACATTGCTGTTTGAACTGTTTTCCTCTTGAATTATTGTCGATTCAACATATCGATTATACAGCTCTTGTATCGATTGGATGGTTCTTTGACGCAGGGGATCCGACGAAATCAATTGTAACTCGCGGAAAAGTTGAATTAGGAAATGAGGACGTGATTCATTTGCAGAAATTAAGTTTGTTACTTCATGATAAACGTTTTCCTTCAGAGCTTCGAACAATTTTGACGTCGATTTGGGGTCTTGATACGGCAACGAACgatttaaattgttattttcggTGCTTCCGCCAACAGCGCCCTCTAGCTGCAAACTATTGTGATCGCGATTCCGGATCGGGATGGAATATTTCTTGTTTCCGCTGCCCTTTGGCAACGTTTTGCTCTTCGAACTGAACTCATTAACGCCCAAATTGACGGGATTTGTGTGAAATTCGAGTTCGCCCAAGTCAAAGGAGTTGCTTTGATTAAGCGGCGGATGCTGCCCaggtggttgttgttgttgctgctgctgcataaattgattttgtaaCGTGTAATTGTTGCTGGTACCCGGAACGTCTGACAATACAATCGATGCGGTCCCGTTTAATTGGTTTATAAAAGCATTTGCCGAATTGTTGTTTCTGTTGTTGTACGACGGATTGTACTTTGATGCATTATTATCGTGAATGTTGTTTGTATTTATGTTGCGTGTCATGTTCTGCGGTATGCGCTCCATATTTGGATTGTTAATTTGATGGTGCAACTGAGATTGATGTTGCTCCTCGTTACTTTTGTAACTGTTATTGGACGAGAGGAGATTTTGACGTGAATAGCTGCAAATAAACGATAAAGAAATTCAGTTGCATGAGACGCACACAGAGAGAGATTAGGAAACCACACATTTGTAAACATTTTGTGGAAGCAATCGATCGGGGAGTAACAAGCAGACAACCTCAAAACCGCTCGAAACACAATTAATTGCGATGTACAGCTCGGTAATCAGAAATGAAAGAGAGATGTTAGAATTATCTTTGGTTCAGCgagttttcatttttcggGAGGTCGGTCATAGCAACGCGACTCGcaaatttgttagttttttgaattagttTTAACGAAGTGGCAACACACAACAcgcaaaaatgttattttgttaTCGCTCGTGGATTTTATCTCTTTGTAGTTAAAGTtcaataataaagttttatcAAACAAAACGGGTTTGATgttgaattttgaacaaaaatttctaattttttataaaattttgatttggaataataaaaaaattgatttaaaaaatttttaatggtaatttttttaaattaaatatttttatttttttattaattttgataaaattttttttaattttaaaaatcaaactttcaaaaaaaattaaatttaatttaaaatatttttcttattttaaaatttttattgtttaattttaaaaaattaatagttgactaaaaattttagataaatattttttttaaatttaaaaaaatatttcaatttaaaattatttttcataaaaaaaataattaaaaataattttaataagtataatttatttaatttttaatcaaatattttaaaagaatatgttttcattaaattttaattttttgtttcattttgaattttttttttttgcaacaaatttttaattttgtataaataaatattgtgatttatctttaaaaaaattaaaagtaaaattaaattaatttatttttatttaattttaaaaaagttctgtcaaaatttccactaaattttatttttttagactttttttcttgaattttcgaaaaattcttattttgagtataatttaattacatttttttaaacaaaaaaaaattataaattcggtagttgaaaaaattgtaattttttctaattatttttttttccaaatttataagaaaattaaaattatgtataaaaaaatattgtcattcatcttttaaaaaatttatcaaaaaaataatgattttttctttcttaaaatatttaaaattctaaaaaaaatatttctaaataataatttaattttttttttatttatttttccaaattttttatgttttttcaaaaaattcttttttttaatttaatttgaaaatttttcataatgacaaaattttaataaattaaatcttttgaaaattttaaatgttttttaattacatttttattaaaatttatctgaaagtatttcaagataaaaatttgaacgaataaatttcataaaaataactgtcaaaaaattttaaaaagtaatttttgtaaaaaatatttatttaaagaagaaaattcatgttaaaatacaattttcagcacaaaaaaaattaaaaattgaaaatatttcaaaaaattttttaaaataaaaaagaaaaaggaccaaataatggtcaattttattgaaattttttttttattttgctccaattttcggcttttgaaatggggcaggggacaaaaacatagaaaaaaatttggagcggcctaaaatattttaaaataaaaatttaatttataaaaaaaaattattcaaaaaaaaaaaaatcaaataatttaatttaaaaaatttttctctaactgagaaaaaaaataaacttataaaaaaatctacttatTATTTCTCGacatttaacttaaaaattaaaagttcaaaagtcgCAATTCCGTGTATTTtgcgattaattttaatttccttgCGGATAAATCACAAGAAAAGTGAAAAGCCAAACCAAAacagagttaaaaaaataaatattaatcaaactaaaaagaaaaaataaataaaacgacaCAAAATTAAGCCAAATATAAACACTGTTGCGTGCTCTTTCGCAGCATTGCCACTTaccgaaatttaattattcatcatATTCTCCGCTTTTATCGTTCAACATAACCTgcttatgttattattatttttttttcgcttgctTGTTCCGGAAAATCCCAAAGCAGGAATTAACAAACTAATGCTGTTATTTAAGgcgtttgtgttttttttttcctgaatatTTTGTAGTTTTGCTTGCAAACGAGGAGCAAGACCGTTATTTCCTGTTTTATTTCtattcttttgtgtttttccaatcataaataaaacattttcactgctttctcgaatttttcacttttgccGCTGTTTTTTTGGATGCACGACGTGTATGAACGAGTGAGTGGGTGACGTGATGACGAACGATttaatgttttgtttgtttgctgtagttgaaaagtcaaattggcgaaacgagagagagagaagagGAGGAGGTGATAAAAGTGAAAGTGAGTGTAAAATTGCTGTGAGACGGAAATTGAGTCGGTGATTGTGTTTTATGGTGTTTAGAGGAAtgtttttggtacttttttgcaatttttttggtgaaagtgaaaatttgaacTCGAATCTGACGTAAAATGGATGCCGCACCGCAATAAAATCGACGTTAAAAGCAATTTAGCCGTCTTACCTTCTAAAGTTGTCCCAATAATTGTTCGCACGATTGCCCGGCGGAACTTGGTTATTGAGTGCTTGCGGCGtcgcttgttgttgttgtgacgGCAAATTGGTCGGAGTGCCTTGTCGCACCCCGAAATTCGTCTGACACGATTGCGGCGGGAAAATTTGGCCATTTGCGAGCGTCTCATTGTTCGGGTGATGCACGTTATTCAACAAATTGATGTTATTGTGATTTGTCGAGGCAGACGAAGCCAAATTCTGGTACGTCAAGTTGCTCTGTGTCGCCGTAATGTTGTTTTGACGCATGTTTGACGAGAAATTGGCTTCATTTTCGCTCGTTTCAAAGTGATTGTTCAGATTCATGAAAGAGTTTGCTTGTTCCGTGttgtgttgttgctgttgctggTAGAACGTGGCGTTAGTTTGGTTAGAGGATGCACGCATGTTACGGATGTTTCGGTTATTTTGGTTAATTGCTTGGTTGTTGCGGAAGATTTGCTGTTGCGATGACGTCGACGACGATGCTTGTTGCGAGAAGCTCTGTTGATTGGCCGATTGTTGTTGATACAGCGGCGAGAAGGGTGGGTTGAACGAAGGCATTTGGAGATTTTGGGGTTGCTCGGATGCACATCGACCACGATTGAAAGTCGGCGGTTGATTAATTTGGGGCGGCGTGGATTCAGCTCGAATTGTATGAAGTCCGATACTTTCTTGCGGATGCAATAAATTGTTTACTCCTGGGTTGAGAATGCGTTCttgaagctaaaaaaaaaagaaaaaaatcaattttaattaaaatttataaaaaattaatataaaaatatttaacaatttttttttcgaaaatgagaaaatcgaatttttattttaatttcttaaaaatgttgcatatttttttgcacgattcaaaaattaagagcaatttttttaagatatacgggttttcgagcaatttccaacaatcaagaaaaaatttctaattttttgaggaaaaacatgagaaaactcaggttttttataattttgatttgtaaaattactataaaaatgtattattttttttttttaaaaaaattgaaaaattttcatttaaaaattattttttagaatgaaaatttatcagttttctttaaaatttcttttaaaaaaataaaatttgattttgaattaaatttgtattaaaatttaaattaaaatattaaaaaaaaataataaaaaattaaatttaataaaaattaattttcgaaaaaattttaaaaaaaaaaaaatgaaataattaaatttaaatttaaaaaaattaaagtaaaaaaaatattgaaatttaaaagatttaattcttaattttttaatttaatgaaattatttttttgaatattaattaatattttttaaatatttgtattggcttttgaactaattttaacaaaaatttcaaagttatttcgaattttcttctggtaaattaccaaaaatttaatatttttttttatttgacaatcAAATCTgacaatttctcaaaaaaaaaaattgaaaaatcaacattaaaaatttttggctttaaaataagagaatataaataattaatatttaattattatttaacttttattttttacatttctttattaaaatgatttttgagaaaaaaaaaattgttaataaaatatttaattaattattttatttgaaaaaaatttttttttaattttatttttttgaaaaaaatatcttttaatatATTGAAACCCTTGACCTTTTGacttgtaagaaaaaattcttgaacaaaaaaaatctcttgacttaaaataactttcgatcgtacaaaaaaaggaaatttcattAACTCACCAACAAAACAGCATTATTCAATGAATTAATTTCCCGCTGCTGTATCCACAACAAATTATTACACTGACTAATTGAGTTCATGAGCATTTGTTGTGTTTGCATAAAATGATGTATAATGAGCGGGTCATTTACATTCGTTGCATTAGCATattgctgttgttgctgctgcatgCTAAAGTTGAACGGATTGTACGACAACTGGTCCGAAAACGCCGGATAATTAGGACTTTGGGGTCCCGCATTGCTACTTGGCGGCCCATTAAAGTGCAATCCCGGCAACCAAGGCGAGTTATTCGAAAAATCATTCGCTGACGAACCGATCGAGGGTTCTTGATGCGGCGGCATTGATCTTTTCCACGCCGGGATTCTCGCCGTCAAATCAGGCATCGGGGGAATCGCATGCATGCTTCGTGTGCTGTCAGATTGAAAACTCGCAGTATCCAAGGGCACCGCATACAAATCTCCCGTTCCCGAATCAGCGGAATCCTTCGAGCCAGCTGGCGGATTTTGCGGGACTTGTGCTTGGGGGACTTGCTGCGGCGGCGTGGAGAATCGCGAACGAGTTGGAGGTTCGGGCGGTGTGTTGAGAAGACTTGCGGCATTTAATGCACTGACACGAACAGCTTCTGCTTGACGTTTTTGTTGTCCCATGAGACGTTCGATGTGATCGAGTTCCTTCTTTTTGTTCTCCAACTCTGCTTTGAGCAGtaattgttgtttttcctTGGGCGCCATTGTTTTGCTGACATTTTCTAACTCGTTCTTGCGAGCTTCTAACTCGGCTTTTAGCATCATTTGTTGTCGTTCAGCAGGTCCGGGGCTTGGAACACGAGGAGGAATCACGGGTCTTGGTAATCGAGTGCTTTCCTTTTGTTGAACTTGTTCTCCAAGTGTTTCATTGCGACGCCGAAGCTCCGCTTGAGCGACACGAAGACGTTCACGTTCTTTCGCAATTAATCGTGATTGTTCTTCCAATCCTTTTGTCATATTCGCCAAAGAGGAAATTGTCGAACCTTCCTCCTCAGCTTCTTGATTGTTGACTTTTGCCGCCATTTCACGTTCGGGCGGATCGTGATTCGTATGCAAAAGTCCTCCAGCGACATTTTCACTTATTTGGCTGTCAACACTTGGCGAACGCGAATCCGAAGCATTGTCTTCTTCGTCATCGTCTTCAATGGGGCCCGTTTTTTGCTCAATTAACTTCACCGTGTTCATCATATCCTTCAAACGGTTCAATTGTTCCttcatttttgtgatttcgCTGATTTTATTGTCCAACGCCGACTTTGCTTGTGCCACTTTTTCGTCATGTTTCTCCATATCAGCTTCCGCTTGGTCTTGCATATCTTCGGCATCACTCGCAGCATCGCCATTTTGAGTCCCGTTATTGATAATTGCCGCTGCTGCTCCCGTTTGTTGATGATTTGTCGATAAATGATTCACAGCAAcaggtttatttttgttctgtgGCGGGCGTTGGATGCGCGACGGTACATTTGTCATCTCCATCGGCACAATTCGCTCGTGATCGCCTACCATGCGTGTCGGAGTCAAGTCATTTTCCGCTGCTGCTTGGAAATTTTGCGTTGCCTCGTCATTCATATTCTGCAATTCGTGCACCAAATTCTCCATTTGCTgcttttttgactttaattcGCGCAATTTGTTCTGCAACGCCGCCTGTTCCGCCAACACGTCGCCGCTATCGTCACCTAACAACGAACAAAGTTCATTTTGGTTGTGAATAAACTGCTGAATCGCATTCATGCGAGTCATTAAATTCGCGACGTTACTTTGTGCCTGCTCCACAGTCTCGACATTATTGAAATCCGGGATGTAACTGTTCCGAATTTGCTCCATGTCACGCAATTGTTCCTTTGCGGCGCTCTGAAGACGCAATAATTGTGCTTGTTGCTCCTTCAAATTTTGCATGTTTCTGCTCGAAAAGTCCAATTTCTTGTTCAAATCGTCGACGGATGAGGCGGAGGGCGTGTTGACAGGCGTACTGCTGTTCGTATGAATGCTCTGGACTGATTGTGGTCTCGCaccattctgaaaaaaaaaaataaatgaaaaattttgaaaaacaaataaaatcacaacgaaaacaaaaacatttcaactcattcacaaaaaaaaattttaaatttgtattgaaaggtctatttttaggaaaaaaatttctcgttttGACCTTTATCGCGCGttgtttcgacaaaaaatggttaaaaatcgCTTTCTAGTTCAAAGTTTCGGCAAAAGCAAGCAAGGTTAGTGTGTTAGGAGAACACTACTGGATCAACTAGACAAACCTCGATGTCGCTGTGGACTGTGACGTCGTCGAGACTCGAAGAATTTATCGGTTTAAAGAGGTTTTGCGACATTTTACGttcttctttcttttgaatttctttcaaagCTGCTTcggtttttatcaaattttgtaaactttCGTACAATTTGCTACCTTGCtgcgataaatatttttttttacattttttacgatgaaaaattgacatttaggtttttaaatttaattatttcactttatgtcgcgttaaaatttctataaatattttaattttaattaatttattaattaaatttttaattaattaatttaatttaatttttgattaattttttaattttaatttttttttattattttttttcaattttatttttcttaattttattttttttttttgcaatttttgacatttttaaatgataaattttgattttttccactaaaaaaattttaatttttgtcattttgacatttttagttaaaattttaagaaaatttacctaattaaaattttgcaaaataaaaatttaagaaaaaaaataattaaattttattttattttattgaaattttaataaaatttaatcttttaacaagattaaaaaaatttttttatctaaatttcaatacaaaattcgttatttaatcaaataaaaatcatttctaatataattttaaaagaaaattaattttttcatcgtttttcaattaaaaagtatcaaaacagtgtcaaaaatttcaatttttaattaatttttttaaatttttccctaaattttttcgacaaaatcgaaaAGAGGTttgacataaagtgaaataatcaaattaaatcgctttaataaaaatttacttacgtGTTCGCCTTGTACAGAGTCAATTAAAGACGTTGTAATGCGAATATATTCCTGAATCTGGTTCAAACGTTcctcaatattatttttctgataaCGACTCGCTGTTCCTGCCTGGATATTTGGCGTCGTTGGATGAACTGTGGCTATCTGATGatgaatttgatgattttctgattgttgatgctgctgctgctgttgttgatCGTCACTGAGAATGTTTCTTCGTAAAATCGGTCTCACAGGTATGAATCGGTTcgtgtctaaaaataaaatttgtcgtcAGTCAGTTTTTAATTCGCATCCGAAAGTGTTGGTATTGCAACACAAACGAGAAAAAACGtggatttttcatgaaaaaaaaattaaactcaccGATTCCCAAGTCCCAATTGTTACTCTCGTTACGGTTATTTTGTGGCTTACTACGACCAAGCAAGTTGTTATTGTTCGTGGATGCGCTGTTATTTGCGTTATTTGTCGCTGCGTTACCCGATGTCGTGAGAGAAGCCCAATCAGCAAGCACCTTTAACGAAAGCCAAGTTAATGTCGAAGTTGCTACCAAGTAATCAAACATTCGCGTTCGCTCTGGACCGCGTTCGAGAAAAAACTGAAGATGTGTGAGCGGTAGagtatttcgaaaaaaactatttataatTAGCTCTTCCTCGACAAATcatcaagtttatttttaaatttgtgagtAAAACTACGAAATGACGCTCGCACACTcaaatttttccacatttttttctcaaacgcGTCTCTGACGCGACTTTTTACGCGTTTGTTTGTAAACTTACGTTCAATTGCTGCAAATCACGACGAGTAGGAACAACCATTTCCTGAGGAACTACATTGTTATTGCGAGTTTTTGTCTGTTTCGGCACCGTTCCCGTATTGCGATTGTTCGCTCCGGGCGCCATCACTCACGAAAAATGCTTAAATTGACTGGAAAATCGCTCAAAATTGCCACATTGatgaatttggaaaaaaaatttcgctggAATCCGTGATTGAAAGGAAAGGTGAAATCTAGGACAGCAATGTTTCttgttgaattttcaattttcggcgtatttcagaaaaaattatcacaataaatgatttttgcaGTTCGAGTTTTGCtgaattacgtattttttgtgaatatatCTGAGCTAATtatgactaaaaattaatattttttaaatatttctgaatttttcatgaaattcagATGTAAACAATGGAGCGGCGAAAATGACATTTAATGAGAGgtatgaaagtgataaatgtcaaaatttgaaaaaaattgatttatgaaattcgttttctttaaaatttatgcaatgAACTTTACACACGgatttcggaaaattttttgaattttcctgatttttcatgaattttccattaattattttaattttgacacaataaaaaaaatttcataaaaattcgtgaagcaaaatttgtggcattacatttcaaaattagtcaatttggacaaaaattataaaaaaattttttttttttactaaaaatgttaaacatttattaatttttccgaaaaaaattgtcttttttcactttatgtataataaattttgcacatTTCTCGCTTAAATCTCTAAAAATGCTATAAAACACAGTTTAAAACT
The sequence above is drawn from the Culicoides brevitarsis isolate CSIRO-B50_1 chromosome 1, AGI_CSIRO_Cbre_v1, whole genome shotgun sequence genome and encodes:
- the LOC134827374 gene encoding putative uncharacterized protein DDB_G0271606 isoform X1, giving the protein MAPGANNRNTGTVPKQTKTRNNNVVPQEMVVPTRRDLQQLNVLADWASLTTSGNAATNNANNSASTNNNNLLGRSKPQNNRNESNNWDLGIDTNRFIPVRPILRRNILSDDQQQQQQHQQSENHQIHHQIATVHPTTPNIQAGTASRYQKNNIEERLNQIQEYIRITTSLIDSVQGEHQGSKLYESLQNLIKTEAALKEIQKKEERKMSQNLFKPINSSSLDDVTVHSDIENGARPQSVQSIHTNSSTPVNTPSASSVDDLNKKLDFSSRNMQNLKEQQAQLLRLQSAAKEQLRDMEQIRNSYIPDFNNVETVEQAQSNVANLMTRMNAIQQFIHNQNELCSLLGDDSGDVLAEQAALQNKLRELKSKKQQMENLVHELQNMNDEATQNFQAAAENDLTPTRMVGDHERIVPMEMTNVPSRIQRPPQNKNKPVAVNHLSTNHQQTGAAAAIINNGTQNGDAASDAEDMQDQAEADMEKHDEKVAQAKSALDNKISEITKMKEQLNRLKDMMNTVKLIEQKTGPIEDDDEEDNASDSRSPSVDSQISENVAGGLLHTNHDPPEREMAAKVNNQEAEEEGSTISSLANMTKGLEEQSRLIAKERERLRVAQAELRRRNETLGEQVQQKESTRLPRPVIPPRVPSPGPAERQQMMLKAELEARKNELENVSKTMAPKEKQQLLLKAELENKKKELDHIERLMGQQKRQAEAVRVSALNAASLLNTPPEPPTRSRFSTPPQQVPQAQVPQNPPAGSKDSADSGTGDLYAVPLDTASFQSDSTRSMHAIPPMPDLTARIPAWKRSMPPHQEPSIGSSANDFSNNSPWLPGLHFNGPPSSNAGPQSPNYPAFSDQLSYNPFNFSMQQQQQQYANATNVNDPLIIHHFMQTQQMLMNSISQCNNLLWIQQREINSLNNAVLLLQERILNPGVNNLLHPQESIGLHTIRAESTPPQINQPPTFNRGRCASEQPQNLQMPSFNPPFSPLYQQQSANQQSFSQQASSSTSSQQQIFRNNQAINQNNRNIRNMRASSNQTNATFYQQQQQHNTEQANSFMNLNNHFETSENEANFSSNMRQNNITATQSNLTYQNLASSASTNHNNINLLNNVHHPNNETLANGQIFPPQSCQTNFGVRQGTPTNLPSQQQQATPQALNNQVPPGNRANNYWDNFRSYSRQNLLSSNNSYKSNEEQHQSQLHHQINNPNMERIPQNMTRNINTNNIHDNNASKYNPSYNNRNNNSANAFINQLNGTASIVLSDVPGTSNNYTLQNQFMQQQQQQQPPGQHPPLNQSNSFDLGELEFHTNPVNLGVNEFSSKSKTLPKGSGNKKYSIPIRNRDHNSLQLEGAVGGSTENNNLNRSLPYQDPKSTSKLFEALKENVYHEVTNLISANESRPHFLIQLFRELQLISSDPLRQRTIQSIQELYNRYVESTIIQEENSSNSNVQLQQQQRGVSPRRNSEFDFNAQYGTPQVVRIKPINSPNPEATRVAMQNNANSYELQPMSQSTPQSGTSRQQVIPPPGSSAQIEEHQGASASPDAGFINSIMNEIISAVHAVDYINDSILQKVTNIVFNHVSDNTAQVSRLIINNDDFVRQLNHWNRTDKDEFITNLENYLNNILVECSNVAAGNITGSTTNQSTFNSTLEMDLTNNMSDTSPSNNATNGAGYSGFAIFVDGDLAEADQVCSNDENMEIEIGNVRHAIDEMGATGGGNNAGAAIHSFGGGIEEPNSEIIEDSESGLWDPSSPGINNHPATTDDSMNHNPNTSNNSQM